One genomic segment of Ricinus communis isolate WT05 ecotype wild-type chromosome 5, ASM1957865v1, whole genome shotgun sequence includes these proteins:
- the LOC8262520 gene encoding probable NAD(P)H dehydrogenase subunit CRR3, chloroplastic isoform X1, which produces MACLSCHCLAKAFVYASLSTNNNDSVSLPSPPHSSARDPKPSIPTTKTKTTSPTLPRKQRHQSKLQKQLNLIRIERAIGAGSYRDSEPNSGLEQHSNSTVQGLLPDDAGGLEGSVEKKLRETGEWLTDKTEGQFRSSGKQILMFFFKWVLPIYIFMFLVTSGIVELPFSTPFLDDLLM; this is translated from the exons ATGGCTTGCTTATCCTGCCATTGCCTCGCCAAAGCTTTCGTTTATGCCTCTCTTTCCACCAACAACAACGACTCTGTTTCTCTTCCTTCTCCTCCACACTCCAGCGCTAGAGATCCCAAGCCTTCAATTCCTACCACTAAAACAAAAACTACTTCCCCAACCCTTCCAAGAAAGCAGCGCCATCAATCCAAACTCCAAAAGCAACTCAATCTTATCCGCATCGAACGTGCCATTGGAGCCGGCAGTTATCGGGATTCTGAGCCCAA TAGTGGCTTGGAGCAGCATAGCAACTCTACTGTGCAGGGCCTTTTGCCTGATGATGCTGGTGGTTTAGAGGGGTCTGTGGAGAAGAAGCTACGAGAGACCGGAGAGTGGCTAACTGATAAAACCGAGGGACAATTTCGTTCTTCTg GTAAACAAATCTTGATGTTTTTCTTCAAATGGGTTCTGCCAATTTACATTTTCATGTTCTTGGTGACTTCAGGAATTGTAGAGCTACCATTCAGCACTCCCTTTCTTGATGATCTCCTCATGTGA
- the LOC8262520 gene encoding probable NAD(P)H dehydrogenase subunit CRR3, chloroplastic isoform X2, which produces MACLSCHCLAKAFVYASLSTNNNDSVSLPSPPHSSARDPKPSIPTTKTKTTSPTLPRKQRHQSKLQKQLNLIRIERAIGAGSYRDSEPNGLEQHSNSTVQGLLPDDAGGLEGSVEKKLRETGEWLTDKTEGQFRSSGKQILMFFFKWVLPIYIFMFLVTSGIVELPFSTPFLDDLLM; this is translated from the exons ATGGCTTGCTTATCCTGCCATTGCCTCGCCAAAGCTTTCGTTTATGCCTCTCTTTCCACCAACAACAACGACTCTGTTTCTCTTCCTTCTCCTCCACACTCCAGCGCTAGAGATCCCAAGCCTTCAATTCCTACCACTAAAACAAAAACTACTTCCCCAACCCTTCCAAGAAAGCAGCGCCATCAATCCAAACTCCAAAAGCAACTCAATCTTATCCGCATCGAACGTGCCATTGGAGCCGGCAGTTATCGGGATTCTGAGCCCAA TGGCTTGGAGCAGCATAGCAACTCTACTGTGCAGGGCCTTTTGCCTGATGATGCTGGTGGTTTAGAGGGGTCTGTGGAGAAGAAGCTACGAGAGACCGGAGAGTGGCTAACTGATAAAACCGAGGGACAATTTCGTTCTTCTg GTAAACAAATCTTGATGTTTTTCTTCAAATGGGTTCTGCCAATTTACATTTTCATGTTCTTGGTGACTTCAGGAATTGTAGAGCTACCATTCAGCACTCCCTTTCTTGATGATCTCCTCATGTGA